A DNA window from Hordeum vulgare subsp. vulgare chromosome 1H, MorexV3_pseudomolecules_assembly, whole genome shotgun sequence contains the following coding sequences:
- the LOC123446634 gene encoding G-type lectin S-receptor-like serine/threonine-protein kinase SD2-5, with the protein MGPVSLFFLILATPAPLFTAAQGFGYPTANLSTLWVNHDASLPHSVHYKGGLAARPILLHSQSAHYGQSFATGFFCAPPCDMFYFAVFIVRTDRGARIIDGNPQVVWSANRARPVSENATVELTSGGELVLRDADGSLVWSTGRSGRPVAGMVITNIGNLVLFDLMNATVWQSFDHPTDTLVPGQSLVEGMRLTASTSATNWTENQLYVNVRQDGLYAYVASAPPQLYYMLTSNEEKTGNEITKVTFMNSSLCIFLNSTYPDPNSISWPTTTSSQFIRLESDGHLRMHEWDMAEETWPAVEEVTKPKFGDCGFPTVCGEYGICTGRKCTCPLQDNNSSGYFKPIGDPKDNLGCTPLTPISCKEMQHHQFLTLDEVSYFDVNHSFVNATNQDDCKQACLKNCSCRAVNFRRYFEQTETDGHCFWVTKVFSLQSIKLEPVNYKSTVFIKVQVGPSNSAAPSAHSANNSNLILGTTIPAIITVVLLVVAVTIYLQRRRAYYDKKDEDFNFDQFARMPARFSFQKLRECTQGFNKKLGEGGFGSVYEGKLGEERVAVKRLESARQGKKEFLAEVQTIGSIEHINLVRLIGFCAEKSQRLLVYEYMPRGSLDRWIHYRHNNAPLDWPTRCRIILDIAKGLCYLHEECRQKIAHLDIKPQNILLDEKFNAKVADFGLSKLIDRDQSKVMTVMRGTPGYMAPEWLTSQITEKVDVYSFGVVVMELISGRKNIDNSLPEESSNLINLLRGKARDNQLSDLIDKHSEDMVAHQEQVIQKMKLAMWCLLNDGCQRPSMSTVIKVLDGARSIETAILHRFHDINSAMSVQDTSAYSVKAQASVLSGPR; encoded by the coding sequence ATGGGTCCTGTCAGTCTCTTCTTCCTCATACTTGCAACTCCAGCACCATTGTTCACCGCGGCACAAGGCTTTGGCTATCCGACAGCCAACCTCTCGACACTGTGGGTCAACCACGACGCCTCCCTCCCGCACAGCGTCCACTACAAAGGAGGTTTAGCCGCCCGCCCCATCCTTCTCCATTCACAAAGTGCCCACTATGGCCAGTCCTTTGCCACAGGATTCTTCTGTGCCCCACCTTGCGACATGTTCTACTTTGCTGTATTCATTGTCCGAACGGACCGTGGCGCCCGTATCATTGACGGGAATCCACAGGTGGTCTGGTCTGCCAATCGGGCTCGTCCTGTTAGCGAGAATGCCACCGTTGAGCTGACTTCGGGTGGTGAATTGGTCCTTCGTGATGCTGATGGTAGCCTGGTCTGGTCTACCGGACGCTCAGGTCGGCCGGTAGCTGGCATGGTGATCACCAACATTGGCAATCTGGTGCTGTTTGATCTGATGAATGCAACTGTATGGCAGTCATTTGATCATCCTACCGACACGTTGGTCCCTGGGCAGTCACTTGTGGAGGGCATGAGGCTCACAGCAAGTACCTCCGCAACAAATTGGACAGAGAATCAGCTGTATGTCAATGTACGCCAGGATGGTTTGTATGCTTACGTCGCATCTGCACCACCACAACTCTACTATATGCTGACATCAAACGAAGAAAAGACAGGAAATGAAATAACAAAGGTTACATTCATGAATAGCAGCCTCTGCATCTTTCTTAACTCAACATATCCAGATCCGAATAGCATATCATGGCCAACAACTACGTCCAGCCAGTTCATAAGGCTGGAATCTGATGGCCACCTGAGGATGCATGAATGGGATATGGCAGAAGAAACTTGGCCTGCTGTGGAGGAGGTAACAAAGCCAAAATTTGGTGACTGTGGTTTCCCAACTGTGTGCGGGGAGTATGGAATATGCACAGGCAGGAAGTGCACCTGTCCCCTTCAGGATAACAATAGCTCAGGCTACTTCAAGCCGATTGGTGACCCCAAGGACAATCTTGGTTGCACACCCCTGACCCCAATCTCTTGTAAAGAAATGCAACACCATCAGTTCTTAACCCTCGACGAAGTTTCTTACTTCGATGTAAACCACTCCTTTGTGAATGCAACCAACCAAGATGATTGTAAGCAAGCCTGCTTGAAAAACTGCTCCTGCAGGGCCGTCAACTTCAGACGTTACTTTGAGCAGACTGAAACCGACGGCCATTGCTTCTGGGTGACCAAGGTCTTCTCCTTGCAATCAATAAAACTTGAACCTGTTAATTACAAGAGCACAGTTTTCATCAAGGTGCAGGTTGGCCCTTCCAACTCAGCTGCTCCTTCTGCTCATTCCGCAAACAACAGCAACCTCATTTTAGGCACCACAATTCCAGCTATTATTACTGTTGtattacttgttgttgctgtcaccATTTATCTACAGAGGAGGAGAGCATATTATGACAAGAAAGATGAAGACTTCAATTTTGATCAATTTGCTAGAATGCCGGCCAGGTTTTCTTTTCAGAAGCTGAGAGAATGCACTCAAGGGTTCAATAAAAAACTTGGAGAAGGTGGATTTGGATCTGTTTATGAAGGGAAATTAGGTGAAGAGAGAGTTGCAGTGAAACGTTTGGAAAGTGCTAGACAAGGAAAGAAAGAATTCTTGGCAGAGGTACAGACAATTGGAAGCATCGAACACATCAATCTTGTCAGGCTGATTGGCTTTTGTGCAGAGAAATCTCAGAGGCTTCTAGTATACGAATACATGCCGAGAGGGTCACTTGATAGGTGGATCCATTATCGCCACAACAATGCCCCACTTGATTGGCCCACACGGTGTAGAATAATTCTGGATATTGCCAAGGGCCTATGCTATCTTCACGAGGAGTGCAGGCAAAAGATAGCTCATTTGGACATCAAACCACAAAATATTCTCTTAGATGAGAAATTCAATGCTAAAGTGGCTGATTTCGGACTATCTAAGCTAATAGACAGGGATCAAAGCAAGGTAATGACGGTGATGAGAGGCACACCTGGATATATGGCACCTGAATGGTTAACCTCGCAAATCACTGAAAAAGTTGATGTCTACAGCTTTGGAGTTGTTGTCATGGAGCTAATAAGTGGGAGAAAAAATATTGATAATTCTCTGCCTGAGGAGAGTTCTAACCTCATCAATTTGTTACGAGGAAAGGCTCGAGATAATCAGTTGAGTGATTTGATTGACAAGCATAGTGAAGACATGGTCGCACACCAGGAGCAAGTGATTCAAAAGATGAAGCTTGCAATGTGGTGCTTGCTAAATGATGGCTGTCAAAGGCCTTCCATGTCGACAGTGATCAAGGTACTGGATGGTGCAAGGAGTATAGAAACTGCTATTCTTCACAGATTTCATGATATAAATTCAGCCATGTCTGTTCAAGACACATCCGCATATTCGGTTAAAGCTCAAGCATCCGTCTTATCTGGACCAAGGTGA
- the LOC123446749 gene encoding momilactone A synthase-like, whose translation MMLRLVREASRRAVASSELVGRAGAGRWLSTAMKGRMEGKIALITGGASGLGKATAHEFIQEGASVVLADINSQLGLQTAEELGPQAHFVHCDVVHEDNVAGAVDAAVARHGRLDVMFNSAGVVGPLSGTSEMATLDLGQFDDVIRVNLRGTLAGIKHATRVMAPARSGSILCMGSISGVMAGLGSYPYSLSKLAIAGAVRAAAAELGRHGVRVNCISPHAVATPMVVRQFSQMLQGADEATVTAVIRGLGELRGATCEAMDVARAAVYLASDDGKYVSGHNLVVDGGFTTYKYMNLSSFPKPQGSE comes from the exons ATGATGCTCCGGCTCGTCCGTGAAGCTAGCAG GAGGGCGGTTGCTTCCTCGGAGTTGGTCGGCAGGGCAGGCGCCGGGCGGTGGCTATCGACGGCTATGAAGGGGAG GATGGAGGGAAAGATCGCGCTGATAACCGGAGGAGCAAGCGGGCTCGGCAAGGCCACAGCCCACGAGTTCATCCAAGAGGGCGCATCCGTGGTCCTCGCCGACATCAATTCCCAGCTGGGCCTCCAAACAGCGGAGGAACTCGGCCCGCAGGCCCACTTCGTCCACTGCGACGTCGTCCACGAGGACAACGTCGCCGGGGCAGTGGACGCCGCCGTCGCGAGGCACGGCCGGCTGGACGTCATGTTCAACAGCGCCGGCGTCGTGGGACCCCTCTCCGGCACCTCGGAGATGGCGACCCTGGACCTGGGCCAGTTCGACGACGTGATCCGCGTCAACCTGCGCGGCACGCTGGCGGGGATCAAGCACGCGACGCGCGTCATGGCGCCGGCGCGCTCCGGCTCCATCCTCTGCATGGGCAGCATCAGCGGCGTCATGGCGGGCCTCGGCTCGTACCCCTACTCGCTTTCCAAGCTCGCCATCGCCGGCGCCGTCAGGGCAGCCGCCGCGGAGCTCGGCCGCCACGGCGTCCGGGTCAACTGCATTTCGCCGCACGCCGTCGCGACCCCGATGGTGGTGCGGCAGTTCTCGCAGATGCTCCAGGGCGCCGACGAGGCTACGGTGACGGCGGTCATCCGGGGCCTCGGCGAGCTCAGGGGCGCGACGTGCGAGGCCATGGACGTGGCCAGGGCTGCCGTCTACCTCGCCTCCGACGACGGCAAGTACGTGTCCGGCCACAACCTGGTGGTGGACGGCGGGTTCACCACCTACAAGTATATGAACCTGTCGTCGTTCCCCAAGCCACAAGGCAGCGAGTGA